CAAAAGATATGGCTCTAAAAAAACCAACTCAACTCCCAGCTAGTTTCTTACAATGTCCCAAAACTATTAAATTTTATCTTCAAATCCAAGTCTTGAATATGTTAAAGAAATAGAATTAAATCTATCCaagtaagtgcacacattattattTCAGACACAACTCATCTGTGCCAAGTACCTTACAATTTTATCCAGACTTGGTCTAAAAAGcacaatacaatttttttttaattttaaagtataATACACAGGCAAAAACTGGGCATTTATTTATGTAAGTACTCACTTAATTTAATGACTACCTTATAAGTAATACTCAAACATCCAATAAGCAAACTGACCAGAGTAAGTCATATCCAATTTGGACAGGGAAGTCACAATGTGGCAAAAATTAATCTTGCTTTAAACATTTCATTGCAATCCTACTCGTGCCCTCAAATTTTCTACTTTTCGCTCTTAACTTGAATCCATGCCAACTTTTTTATATTCATCAAATTTTCCTATGATGATAAAAGAGCCAATACATTTTTATACAAAAGGATTTATTAAAAAACCAGTAAGACACTACTACATCATGACACTGTCACACTGGGCTTTTTAACACAAGACTTGTTCTacaatactggggggggggggaggcataaAACACAAATTGATTCTGAAGCATAgcaattaagaaataaaacaatgaaagCAAATTTCTTTTAATGAAACTCAGAATTAAACTTCAGAGGGACCCAACGTCATACTTCCATTCGGGGACTTGATACAAAAAATTTAGTTTGAACTGCTATTAGCAGGTGGCAGGAGCCACCATCAAATGAATCTTCAAATTGgaaaatactgcttcaccacctggagacaaagaagaaaaagaaaaagaggaagtcaCTCTAGATAGACTACAACGCTAATCAAACATTTACATAAAACTGAGATACCCCTATGCCCACTATTTGTAAATACTGTATAACATTAAGTGTGTGGTATGTTTTATAAATTAAAGCTGAACAGTAGAGTCCATGAGCTGTAAATCCACATGTGCACCACTGGTTTAAGATGTGATATGCTTTCATgttaattctttaaaattattactaaaaactttaaaaaattcttcaCCCAGAATTCATTAAAAGGTCAATTTGGTAAAAAGGATATTTTGACCCAAGAGCAGTTAAGATTTAGACTTATTTTATTGGATCAGCATATCTTGTTCATCACAAGTTATAGAAAAGTTAAATACAACTAAAAGAAAGTCATtatcatatatatagatataatatAGATATAAGAAGTCACAACAGGAATTCAGCTCAAGAACTTCTTGCAATTACTGCTACAACGTCTATAAATGGGAAAAGCAAGCATTAAAAtagattaataaaatataaaattaagacTGGAAAGTCCAGAGACAAGCTGTATCCTTAGAAgaataaatagttaaaattatTCAGTAAGCTGACGTATTTAACCATTACTGGGCCTGtaaaaaatgcattaaaattacattataaatagttttttttaaagcaaagaaaTAAGTGAAGGCAAAGCTTGAagtatccattttattttataatgctGATACAGGATGTTGGAAGAGACCATACCAAACGGCAGCATTCGAGAGCGAGAGCATCTCGTACCCTGTCCGCATTGAGCGGGCCTGTGAGAATCGTGAAGTCAGCGCGACACAGGGCCTGCAATGAAGTTCCCGCTGGCGGGTACAAACAAGGTATAATGTCAGAGTTAGTAGGCAATACTTTTTTGCTGCAATTCCTTAATTTGTACCCATTAGCAGTACTTTACCTGTTAACTTTACTGACTTGTTAATAATAGGACAAAAAAGGCAAAAAGCTTATAAGCACCTGTGTTACGTATCTTGAAAAGTCACTATGTTATAATATGAAAAAGCACTTCTGTGTGCTGTGAAATTTTAAAATTGTAACATTTTATGTACACTACAGATTATATAAACTACTTAAAATGGCAATGATACTATTTTTAGAACATACCTGTTGGGGACAAGTTGCAAATGGAATAATTTAGTATGGTTTGTAGCTATTTTGATGACCACCTCGCCTGGATACTTTCCCATAACCACTCTGCtggtctaaaattaaaaaaaagttagaacCAATTTTTAGGTGGTTACACATTAATAACCAAAAAATGTCCAATTGAAGATAACATTACATTAATAACACCACCCCCAAAATTTAACTTCCCATTGTGAAAAACTAGTCCCATCCAATCATTTAAGAGCTATGTACTGAAGGCTTATAATGGCAAACCTTCAGGATAAGCTAATTAATTCACAGCTTATAAAGAGGCAATCCCTCCACCCAATAATTTAACCTTCAAAGCAGGCAGTTGACCCTTTCAAAACCACAAGGTAAACAATCTTAAAATTTAGGTTTTTGTCAACCACAACCAGTGTTTATCTCTGCCCTTCTAAGCAAAGGGCTCCAATCTCACCCAATCCATCTTTGTTGACCTTCTTGGACTTTAGTTAGCCTATTACTGTGCAGCAGGCCTAGTCACCTAAGAGAAGGAATTAATTCCAAGAACTGGACTAACCAAGGAAGAAGAATCACCATTTAAAATAATGCAACCAATGAAAAcacttttttctcctttaaaagaATTTAGGATTGCTTCTAGATGAGCTCTTTCCAGGAATAGTGAAAAAAACTGCAGATTAGAGAAGCAACGTTATCTAGTTGCACGATGAAGTCAGGGCTCTAAACTTCAGGATTTTTGCTCTATGAAGTTTAACAACTATTTTAAGAATTTCTTGCTTACAATCTTAAGGTGAGGATACAATTAATTTTAACTGGCAAcatgtgatattttattttataggattaTGATGCATCATGCCAAGATTATTGGTTGGTCTACAATCTGACATTTAGAATACCTTAAATTTATGTAAGACCTAACCTGATCTTAAATTTTAAATtcacaaaaaaacaaaagcccagcatatgtacatatacatacgcACACATACATCCTACCCTTAAAATGTGTATGTGGTATAAGCTGGGAGGAACCTAACAATAAAATGGCTGCAGTTTCAAGTTTCCATGAATGTGAAACCTGAAGTTTTGCACTTGGTAAAAAGCTAAACTAACTTTCCTACCTATCCAAATTTGTACAAAATAAATGTCAAATAGCAGTTAATATAAAAATAGTATAGTACTTACTGCTATAATCACCATATCCATAGTAGTTGTTGTAACCAGTGTAGTCATATCCTCCATAACCACCGTAACCTTGGCTGTTATATCCATAGTTGCCATAGCCTTGATTCCAATAGTTACTATATCCCTGGTTCCAGTTTTGACTGGGGCCTGCAGCACATTAATAGGTTCACTAAAGTCAGAAGATCAGCAAAGATCTTTACTTCAGGATAATTAAAAAGCAGAAAAGCTTAAGATGTAGTAAACTTAGGCTCTAGCTTACCACCACCTCTTCCACGAGCTCTTCCTGCAAATCCTCCTCTAGATCcccactgctgttgttgctgataCTGTTCCTTTGACATGGCTACTTTTATTTCACACTAAAAGAGAAAACAATTTACTGACTCAGGAAAGTACTAAGAGTTTATAATAATCAAGTAATAAGTACTGTCTAGAATACAGAGATGGCTGATTGATGCCTTCCTAAAAATCAGTTTATTAAATCTATTATTAGCATTAAGATAAATATTTCAGATATACAGAACATTGTATCTGTTTAAGATATCCTATTTTTCAGGTCCTCAAAAAATATCTTTCAATGCCAAGATAAAAATTAAGTAtttccggggccaggtggtggtgcacctggttgagtgcacatgttacagtgcgcaaggacctgggttcaatcccctggtccccacctgcaggggggaaagtttcacaagtggtgaagcagtgctgcaggtgtctctctgtctcccccttcttctcaatttctgctgtctctatcaaataaataaagattaaattaaaaaattaagtatttccCTCCTGCTCCTCAATAACCCCCtcccttcaccagagcactggtctacagtggtgcaggggattaaacctggaagtCTTGACCCTCGGACAGGAGAGactttgaataactattatgttatctactaaCCCCCATAACTAAAAGTTTATCAATGACTGATAAACAATAAGGcaataaaacatctttaaaagTCTTTAAAGCTGGATGAATAAACCTTTTACAACAGTTATTCCCACAAATAAATGGGTGTTTAACTTACTTTACTAAGACCAACATTGTGGTATTTCTTTTCCATTATCTTTTTCACTGGTTCTTCTTCCTTAAAGGTAATAAAGCAGAATCCACGCCTCTTATTGGTCTTGTTGTCCATGGGGAGTTCTATGGATTCTACCTGttattgaaaaaaataagtattagTACCTTGGTTTACTTGGTGCAAGTtcactagagagaaaaaaaaaatgaaaaagtcaatATTCAACCTTGAAGCTCTTCCCTATTTATCCTAATCTCAGAGAATTCTTCAAATAAAAATATCCACTCCACCTACAGTCTCAAACTTACTTGCAAACCCCCTAGTTCAAGGATCACAAAATCAATtgttcaaccaaaaaaaaaaaaaaaaaaaaaaaaagaaatggaacagtGGACAGAGCATTGGAATTCCAAGCATTAAGTCCAAGTTCAACCCCAGGAATATGTTATCTGCAGAGTGTTGCCCTGGTTCTTCctctattaataaataagtcaCTTTCTAATAGTCAACTTTAAGAAAGCCAAAGTATCTGAtttggaaaaagaatagggaatggTAAAGACCAACGAAAACTGGAGAACACTGGATAAAATCAAATGTAGAAGCTGGTATTAATCTCATTAGATAGTTGTTACCAATGACAATAAAATAGTTGTAATGATGTATGTCCTTGCAAATATCTAAGAAAAGCTAGCTATATAAATTTTGAGAAATATTTTGATCCCTAAGTACTACAATGAAACAAACATTATGAATTCTGACTCAAAAGACAGCCTGTGCGCCTGATCTGGGATCCAAGTCCATAAAATTCTCATGTTGGTTTAAAATTGTTAATTCATATAAAGAAACTCCATGTGTCACTGTTACAGTAAATTTAAAATTATCCTCATAGGGCTGGAGAAATAACTCACAGGGTAAGgctcctgccttgccatgcactagAAATGCTAGTGGCACTGGGGGAAACCAGGTGCTGTGTATTTATCTCAAAATGAAAAAGCTAGGCTACAGCAATTAAGAAAAAATTACACATGCTTGTGATAATGGCATTACCATCAAATTAAGTTACACTCATGAAAGTCACACAACTATACATGTGTTTTGCGATGGCACTAATTCTCTGAACCTTTTATCTAAGCCAGTGAGTATCTCAAGAAGGTCTACCTCATCTGTGCCTATCCTGTGCCCAGCTAAGTTATCACATAGCAGTTGCTCAATAATGGAAAAACTGCAATTATCTATCCTTTAAAGACCTAATACATTACTGTTTCAAAATAAATCAGACtctatacaaattttaaaataactgaaaaaacCTTAGTTAGAATTAGTCACACTAGCTAACAAAAACTGGGTCAAAATATTACCACATACCTCACCAAAACCACCAAAGTATTCCCTTATTTTCTCTTCAGGTGTATCTGGAGAAAGGCCaccaacaaaaatttttttaacaggtTCTTTTGTTTTCATGGCTTTGGCCCTTTTAGGATCAATCACTTTCCCATTCAATTTATGTTCTTTCTGATCCATGACCTAAAGAAATTGAAGTATTtcactttaaatatatatgtatattgtagCTAAAGTTCAAAGAGCATTAACTTACTTAAATGATTACCATTAAATATGTCATCAGTGGGATGGGTACATTAATTAATGACTGAACAGTCAAACTGTGGAGATATGACATCAACTGAAGATGCTAGCTTTTAAATCCAAGTCACTAAAGTCAAGGGGGCACATTTAATCAACTACTAGAAAAGCAAAGTTTCTCTTTAACTGCCAACAATATAAATGTTATAGGCTTATACTTCCCAAGGCAAAAATGATTCAATCATATGCTTTTTCCTAATAAATTTCAAACTTATTTCTGAgaatgtaataataaataaaaccttttagtTAGGTGTCTTAaagtttcaactttttaaaaaaatcttatttgataggacagagaaattgagaggggagaaggagagagacaccttacagaaatgcttcacagcttatgaagttttctccctacaggtggggcgcatggactttaacccaggtccttgcacatggtaacatgcactcaattagatgtgccaccgcctggccctcaagtttcaattattttaaatttattttgacaGAGCCTGGCATACCAGAAAGTATTAAGTAAAAAGTCTTAGACCTGATCCTGCCATGGCAAGTGTATCTTTTCCTTTACATTACTCCAACAAGAAAAAAGGCAAATTGTATCAAACTATGCACAATTTATATTAACTGATCAAAACACATAACACTACCTTATCTACACTCTCCGATTCTTTAAATAGCACAAAGCCAAAACCCCTTGATCGCCCTGTGATAGGATCTAACTTCAGAGTGCAGTCTACAACTTCACCAAATTTGGAGAAGTAGTCCTTCAGATCTTTCTTTGTAGTGTCCCAGctaaggcctcctataaacattTTCCTGTAAAGACAAAAAGCAATTATTAAAATGCTAAAAATAACTTTTCAAGTATTAAACTTTGCCTAGTATCCACCCACATCAAAAAAGCACCTTTCCCAAACTGCACCAGTTTACTGGGCAGTTCATTAAAATGACAGTCAGTCCTTGATAATCATATTTCAAGAACACTCTATACCAGAGTTTACAAAGTTTTGCTTACTATCGCTGAGCCTGCATAATTACAATAGCAAGCAATCAGCAAATTAAGCCTTTAATTTGTCAAAGTAAATGTGCCCCACAAATGAAAAATGCTACATAAGTCTCTCTTTAAATTCTGTTAAATATTGGTTATGGCAAGATACaaattttatctttaaatttcTCTTCCAAATTTTcactgaacttaaaaaaaaaaaaaaaactacgcaGTCCCAATGATCAGAGCAACCCATGTCTATGTTGAAGTTCATTAACAAAACTCTTAGTACATAGATGGAAACTTCTAACTTTCACAATTAAGTTGTAAACCAACTTTTTAATGTACTAAGAGTCCTTAAAACAAAAGTAATCATGTAAACAACTtattgaataacaacaacaaaaaaatccactGAAGCACAATTCACTAATTAATCTAAATGATTTACAGTAGAACCTCAGTTAACcagcaataaaatatttaaaccttTAAATGTTAGGAGTGACAGGAAGTGGAAACAACCAAGATACTTTAAGATCAAAGATAAAGActccaaaataaaatttatagtgAAGCATTATTAAAGGTCACAAAGCTCagatctgtgatttttttttttttttaatatctgccCATTTGTCAACCCCCTCCCCATACCTTCTATCTTTTGAAGAGACAGGATTggagatttttattttaaggGTAAACTGTCAGAATTTGTTATGTGAGAGCTAAGCATTTCTCCATGGGAACAAAGCCGTGCTTTTCAACAATTTCTCATCTGTGTAACTGTGGTGTGGCATGGGTGAATATGGGGATGTGGTACCAACATTCAGCTCTGGAGAGAAATTAAAGCAGAAAATATCTCCATCTTAAGGGTTTCCAAGTTATTTTCACTGTGGCAATTCTTATAATTTAAAAGGACAATATAATGTTGTGAGTAAAGCCTTGCTTCTGTTTCTCCCTAAAGATGCCAGATTAACTGAGGTGTTACTGATCTTACTATCATCACGTTTCTTTTAATTCTTAATGCAAAACAAGTTGTTTTAGACATATACTTAGTGCTTCCAATCTCAAGTTAGGTTTTCAACTAGTAGCACATTGTTGTTATCCATTTAATCTAGAACTAATCTAAACCATTTATATGTTTAATCTCAGGACTTCCTCAAATCAAATGTCTATGCTTTGAGTAATCTTATTAACCCTCTTTGTATTTTGTaaccaaacaaaaacatctaCAGTGTATcgagtatttttaatatttactaccAACTTCATGGGGGGAAAAACTAAGTATTTTGCCAATCAAATCCTGATGACTTAAGTTGCCTTAGTCATCTTATTTTTAACCTACAGATTTTCAGAGCACTTCCTTCATAAATCGAAATTCATTACCACCTTTACTCTTTCACAATAAGGATCCTATCTTTCTAAAAATGAGGATGAAAGCTGACTATAAAGTATTAACCGTTTGCTCAGATATCCACAGCAAGTTCTAGAACAGAAACAACTTAACTGTCAAATTACTACTTCAGTAATTATTCATAAATTTCCCATCAAATGTTTAAATTTAAGATTATTTCAGCCTTAAGAGAACATAACAGAAACCCTATCTTAGAAGGCTAAAGTTCAAGAGGCAAGAAAATTCTATCTGGTTCTGTTCTCATCAATATTAAGACAGAActggttttgctttttatttaacaGAGCAGTGTTTATACTGACTTGTAATCCTTAATTCAAAATAATTACAAATAATAGCATAAGTGAGGCAGGCTCTGTTGTTCATAAGTCCCAGTATTTTTCAACCACAAAATTCAGTTTTCTTAAATATTAGTTAAGAATACTAATTAGCCAGCTGACCCAATAAGGTACTAACAAAACTTCACCTTTAAGACACCTAACTAAAAGGTTTTATTGTGACATTCTCAGAAATAGATTTGTAGTATGTAGTCTGTAGTAAAATTGTTACAAGTGCTTCAGTTACAGCTGGGAGTTCACTGATTTATAAACTGACAATCAGATCCTATTCAGAATACTGAGTAGCCTCTGGGTTGGGTCACTAGAATTTACACATCTCATAGAATAATTACTACTTTTCAATTGATTAAAGCAGTGTGTACTAGTAAACCTTCACTTATCCATCACCTCTATGGAATGAGGAGTCAAATTTCACCTCTTTATAATTTTATCTTTCATCAGAACACTACTGTACTCTGGCTTTtaatgctgctggggactgaacctgcgagtctcaggcataagtctttttgcagatccattccactatctccccagcctacaaTATAGGTTGTTTTTCACCCTTGAGTTATTTGGTTTGTTTTCTACATTACAAACTTCTGCCTTCTTAATCAAATATAATAATCATTTTAATACTTTATGAGTCAGTGAAAATTCAtataatatactgctgtagcatGCCTATAGGGTCTTTTAAAATTAGAGAGCTAATTTTAATGTTCTAGCCGTTGTGCTAGAATAGGCTGCTGAAAGCTAACTATTAATACACTGAGTGCCTCTCATtccttagctttttaaaaaatacttttgtttAATAGAGATAGATatctgggggggggcaggcagtagcacacctggttaagtgcacacattatagtgtgcaagaacccaggttcaaacctctggttcccaccttcaatgggaaagcttcacaagtggtgaagcacagctgaaggggctctcccactcccctctctgtctctattcaataaataaataaattttaagaaaaataaattttagagggaagggagatagagacttgggttggagaaatagcatagtggttatgcaaaagattctcatacttgaggctctgaaatcccaggttcaatacccagcatcatcgtaagcctgagctgagcagtgctctggtatttctctatacctctttctcattaaaagacttaaatgaaaatataattgagagggggagagagaaagagactcctgcagcactgctcatgaagctacccccagGAGGAAGGGATCAGGGGTTTAAGGCACTTCCtagcactcaaccatgtgcaccactaacCAGCCCcttagtttttggtttttgttcctcctcccccccccccatttttattcctTTCCCTCTTCATTTTGTGTGCTAAGTAGGTTtggctcaaacttttaaaaaaattttgcacAACACTAATAGTCTCTGATCACACAGTGCATCTCATTCCTTAGCTTTTTAAGATTTTGTCTCCACCAccacccatttttttattaagtAGATTTTCCCAAATTTTTCAAATTTTGTGTAACATAAATATTCTCTGATCAGATCTCAAGTGCCTCTTTGAATACTTTGGCAGTCCCCAAGTGCTCTTTTTCTTCTGGGTGTGATAAGGTCGCAACATAGTTCAATACCAGACGGGTGAAGGCATATGATGAACGAACACAACCAAACCAAATCCATTCCATCTGTCTTCACTAAATTGAACATATTAAAtccatttgattttttatttactaaGCAAACCACAATATAACAAACTAGATTAAAAGTTCTACCGTCTTGATTCTGATTAAATGAAAATTTGTTCTGGCCTCTCTAAATGAAAACCAGCATACTAATAATGCTTTTCCTCAACTTATGAGATGGTATAAGATTgcaatttttatttctatattttaataATACTGTATCTTGCTTAAGGCACAATACCTATTGTCCGTCCAGATTACCTCTGCTGCCTTGAATACAAAGAATGACTTTCAAGTTGCTGTCACTCCTGCAGAGATGTGCAAACACTTTACAATGAAGTAGAAACAGAACTTCAGAATAATCCTAAGCAGTATAGTTAAAACTACACAAGACTTGATCAAGTAATAAAAATAGATGCCCCGTGCTATAAATAAAGCCTTTAAAATCTGACCTTTAGTTTTAAGTGAATTAACAATCTCAAATAAGGGACTTCTCATCTTCAATATTTTCAAATCTTAACTACAAATTACTTAGTCCCTGAAGGCAACAAGAGTATTCAATTAAAAACACCTACTCAACAACTGAAACCTCCTGACTTTAGACATTGTTCTATTACATCATATTGTTAACTGGTGGATACACAGTTATAAAACACAGTTGATATGACTACTCAAATGCATAATCATTTGGATTTTAGGCTGTTTTATGGGACactattttaaaatgcatttaggTGCAGTAAGCCAAACTAATTTTAAATCCTACCTCCATCATTTAACTATTTAACCATAACAACAAAAAttgggagctgggtagtggtgcatctggtagagtgtacatgttaccatgtgtaaggacccaggttcaagcccctggtcctctacAAGGGGGACCATACAGAgttgtgaagtaatgctgcagttgcttttctctctccctcctccccttctactctcaattcctatctctattcaacaaataaatattttttaattgtttgtttcCACATCTGTTAAAACAGCTTAACTCAAAGCAAATACACTTAGAGGCCCCCCTTGTATatactcaataaaaataaatcgaAAAAGTTAAGCACAATCTAAATAAAAACTACTTTGTTGCATGGCTTAACTTTATGGAGGGCATAGTCCCAAATGTTCTGCATACATGGGTTCCCTTTTCAGATagtggagagacactacagcagatAAACTTCTTTCATCATAACACCTCTCACATGGTGCCATGGTTCCAACCAGGGTCTTGGATATGGCAAGGTACTCTATCCCATGGTTGAGCTATCTCGCCagcccttcattttttttaaattgcatgaGCTTTAAGTATCCAACCTCAAGGGGGAAATatcaagtttttaatttttaaatccttACTTTCAATGATACCCTTAAAATAACGGAAATACGTTAATTTTGGTTATAAAAAATACAGACTGAAAATAGCATAAAACAAGTTTCTAAAAGTAATTTAATTAGTTGTctgtgttcatatatatatatatgttttaaaaatcttatttatctattaagaggacagagagaaccagagtacagctctggtacatgtgttgctggagatcaaactcaggacctcttgcttgagagtccaacgctttgtCCATGTGTCACGTCCCCGGCCTTGAGTTATCTGTAGTCTATAGAAAGTTTCCATGGCTTTAGTAATAAACAAGTCTCAAATACAAGAGTATATGGAGCAATCAAAATTGATGGCAAAAGTTTGCTTCAGTACTCTTTCCTCattcaattaatttatttactcccaAGTTAACAACATGTACACATCTAACAAGTCTTTACCAAGTCAAGGTATAATGTTAACACTATCATACTTCATCTCAATTTTGTAAGGATCG
Above is a window of Erinaceus europaeus chromosome 3, mEriEur2.1, whole genome shotgun sequence DNA encoding:
- the HNRNPD gene encoding heterogeneous nuclear ribonucleoprotein D0 isoform X3; this translates as MAMISKHMLGGGGGATCVCLCSSRLGFRPNFDLLLFECFDHSNSSPRHSEAATAQREEWKMFIGGLSWDTTKKDLKDYFSKFGEVVDCTLKLDPITGRSRGFGFVLFKESESVDKVMDQKEHKLNGKVIDPKRAKAMKTKEPVKKIFVGGLSPDTPEEKIREYFGGFGEVESIELPMDNKTNKRRGFCFITFKEEEPVKKIMEKKYHNVGLSKCEIKVAMSKEQYQQQQQWGSRGGFAGRARGRGGGPSQNWNQGYSNYWNQGYGNYGYNSQGYGGYGGYDYTGYNNYYGYGDYSNQQSGYGKVSRRGGHQNSYKPY
- the HNRNPD gene encoding heterogeneous nuclear ribonucleoprotein D0 isoform X4, which translates into the protein MSEEQFGGDGAAAAATAAVGGSACEQEGAMVAPAQGASAAAGSGAGTGGGTAAGGTEGSSAESEGAKIDASKNEEDEGHSNSSPRHSEAATAQREEWKMFIGGLSWDTTKKDLKDYFSKFGEVVDCTLKLDPITGRSRGFGFVLFKESESVDKVMDQKEHKLNGKVIDPKRAKAMKTKEPVKKIFVGGLSPDTPEEKIREYFGGFGEVESIELPMDNKTNKRRGFCFITFKEEEPVKKIMEKKYHNVGLSKCEIKVAMSKEQYQQQQQWGSRGGFAGRARGRGGDQQSGYGKVSRRGGHQNSYKPY
- the HNRNPD gene encoding heterogeneous nuclear ribonucleoprotein D0 isoform X5; its protein translation is MSEEQFGGDGAAAAATAAVGGSACEQEGAMVAPAQGASAAAGSGAGTGGGTAAGGTEGSSAESEGAKIDASKNEEDEGKMFIGGLSWDTTKKDLKDYFSKFGEVVDCTLKLDPITGRSRGFGFVLFKESESVDKVMDQKEHKLNGKVIDPKRAKAMKTKEPVKKIFVGGLSPDTPEEKIREYFGGFGEVESIELPMDNKTNKRRGFCFITFKEEEPVKKIMEKKYHNVGLSKCEIKVAMSKEQYQQQQQWGSRGGFAGRARGRGGDQQSGYGKVSRRGGHQNSYKPY
- the HNRNPD gene encoding heterogeneous nuclear ribonucleoprotein D0 isoform X1 yields the protein MSEEQFGGDGAAAAATAAVGGSACEQEGAMVAPAQGASAAAGSGAGTGGGTAAGGTEGSSAESEGAKIDASKNEEDEGHSNSSPRHSEAATAQREEWKMFIGGLSWDTTKKDLKDYFSKFGEVVDCTLKLDPITGRSRGFGFVLFKESESVDKVMDQKEHKLNGKVIDPKRAKAMKTKEPVKKIFVGGLSPDTPEEKIREYFGGFGEVESIELPMDNKTNKRRGFCFITFKEEEPVKKIMEKKYHNVGLSKCEIKVAMSKEQYQQQQQWGSRGGFAGRARGRGGGPSQNWNQGYSNYWNQGYGNYGYNSQGYGGYGGYDYTGYNNYYGYGDYSNQQSGYGKVSRRGGHQNSYKPY
- the HNRNPD gene encoding heterogeneous nuclear ribonucleoprotein D0 isoform X2, whose product is MSEEQFGGDGAAAAATAAVGGSACEQEGAMVAPAQGASAAAGSGAGTGGGTAAGGTEGSSAESEGAKIDASKNEEDEGKMFIGGLSWDTTKKDLKDYFSKFGEVVDCTLKLDPITGRSRGFGFVLFKESESVDKVMDQKEHKLNGKVIDPKRAKAMKTKEPVKKIFVGGLSPDTPEEKIREYFGGFGEVESIELPMDNKTNKRRGFCFITFKEEEPVKKIMEKKYHNVGLSKCEIKVAMSKEQYQQQQQWGSRGGFAGRARGRGGGPSQNWNQGYSNYWNQGYGNYGYNSQGYGGYGGYDYTGYNNYYGYGDYSNQQSGYGKVSRRGGHQNSYKPY